One Myotis daubentonii chromosome 3, mMyoDau2.1, whole genome shotgun sequence genomic window carries:
- the LOC132229470 gene encoding mitochondrial import inner membrane translocase subunit TIM16-like, translated as MAKYPAQIIVMGAQVAGRAFARALRQEFAASRAAAAARGRAGHQSAAASHLSGLSLQEAQQILNVSKLNPEEIQKKYEHLFKVNDKPVGGSFYLQSKVVRAKERLEEELRIQAQEDRETEKRPQT; from the coding sequence ATGGCCAAGTACCCGGCCCAGATCATTGTGATGGGGGCGCAGGTGGCGGGCAGAGCCTTTGCCCGGGCCCTGCGGCAGGAATTTGCAGCcagcagggcagcagctgctgcccggGGACGTGCCGGACACCAGTCTGCGGCCGCCTCTCACCTCTCCGGCCTCAGCCTCCAGGAGGCACAGCAGATTCTCAATGTCTCCAAACTGAACCCCGAGGAGATCCAGAAGAAGTACGAACACCTATTCAAGGTGAATGATAAACCTGTGGGCGGCTCCTTCTACCTGCAGTCAAAGGTGGTCCGAGCGAAGGAGCGCCTTGAGGAGGAGCTCCGAATCCAGGCTCAggaggacagagagacagagaagaggccACAAACGTGA